The window TGCGAGCGCATACTGAACATGGCTCCATTCTGACGTAGAGAGTAGATCCTTCTAAGGCTACACCTATTCTAGCTGCATGCACAATGGCATTTTGTTCTGCATGAATAGTGCGGACACAATGATCATGCAATTTCCCCGAATTATCTTCTTCTTCAGTTGATTTAATCATTAAATGCCCTTTTTCATCACAATGAGCCAGTCCTGGCGGAGAACCAACATAACCAGTAGAGAGAATATGATTATTTCTAACGATCACACAACCAGCCCGCCCGCGTCCACAAGTAGCTCGGGAAGCTATTGTGTCCATTATCTTCATAAAATAACTATCCCAATTTTGTCTTTTACTCATTAATTCTACTTCCTAAAATCTGACTGAGCTGGATACATCTTTTTCTCCTGACTCATATTCTTCATATTTCTTTTCGGATGTTTCCTTTCTCCTCTCTGTGTACAGGCTTCTGAATCTGACCTTGCCGCCTCTGTATGCAGATAAGTTAAATGATATAAAGAAACCCGTTTCATCCGGATTATCGGACCTGTTTCTTGTACGCACAATAAATTCTACATCCCAGCAGCACATATTATGCCAGATTGAAAACTCCTGTTTTTCCCAGGCAGATCTCTCCACATCATACATATTATACGCTTTAACAGCCCATTTTTTGTTAATTTCCCATCTTGTAGAATTCTCCCATAAGTGTCTATCTGTGTCATTGTTATATCGTAATCCAAAGGATGTCTCAAATTTATCTACAGGACTAAAGATAATGTCTCCGCTTATTGAACTTAAT is drawn from bacterium and contains these coding sequences:
- a CDS encoding cytidine/deoxycytidylate deaminase family protein, whose protein sequence is MSKRQNWDSYFMKIMDTIASRATCGRGRAGCVIVRNNHILSTGYVGSPPGLAHCDEKGHLMIKSTEEEDNSGKLHDHCVRTIHAEQNAIVHAARIGVALEGSTLYVRMEPCSVCARIIIAAGIKRVVCQKKYHTASLTRKMFKQVGIQLDVLNDKELEYEE